CAGGTGATAGATACTTGAGGCCCTCTGTAATTGCAGATCCAGAAATGACGTTTGTGCCCCGGTCAAGAGAAGACGAATGCCTCATTTTAGCTAGTGATGGTCTATGGGATGTTATGACAAATGAAGAGGTCTGTGAGGTGGCGCGAAGGCGAATCCTCCTCTGGCACAAAAAGAATGGTCCTAGCCCACCCAATGAGCGGGGTGAGCGAATTGATCCTGCTGCTCAAGATGCAGCAGACTATCTCTCACGACTTGCTCTCCAAAGGGGAAGCAAGGACAACATCTCCGTGATTGTTGTGGATCTGAAACCCGTAAGAAAGTTCAAGAAGAAGACCACCTAGTACTGCCTAATAATAATAAGCTGCCTCTGTAACTGTTTTTGCGTAAATTGTATCTAGTACCGGAAAACCTCATCTAATTGATTGGTAACAATGATGAGACGGGAGGTATCCTTGAAATatagctttcttcttcttcgtcgTGCAGCTAGTTTGCAAATGTACAGCTGCGAACCATCTTAGGGTTCCCAAATTATGATGCGATTCTTATAATATGGACAAAAATGATGCTTTTTGATATTTGTTGGGTTCCTGTGGTCTCAAATCGCTGATTCCGAATCTTTTGTACTGCTGGTATAATACTAGCTGCCAAAAAAGTATTTCTTGCGAGATTTTTGGGCGATGTTTCGTTTGCATCTGTGTCACGCGACTACAGACAATCCCAGTAATTTCATGCCTCTCTGGTGGAAGCCTCGTTGAAGAACCCTACTCCACATGATTCAGGTCGGCGAAAAGCTAAACCAATCTTTGGATGTTTTCTGTTGCTCTTGTTGCATGTTGAAAACTTTTTATTCACAGACGGCTCAGGCTGTAAAGCCACGATGGACCAAAACGCACGAAAGTGGCAAGTAGCGAATGCGTGGGGCTATAGCAATCCAAATAAACATGAGACGTAAAATATCAATTATAAGTCCCTTCAGATCACAGGAAGAATTCGTTAGCACAAAGTTGGGACCTGCTCTTTGATACACGCCTGCTTCGAGTTATCAGAGAAATGGGGACGAAATTGTCGATAGCAACGAAGACCCAAAATGGCTTTCCCTACTCGTAatcatatcttgagttacaCTTTGTGTCTGGGTCGGCAAGATGTTCCGTAACAACAACGTACTAGTAATTTTTACCAAGGGGCATAACGGCCGCCGTAGGAATCGTCCGGTTCATTTTCGGCAACACCTTAAGCCATCGAATTAATATCCTCATAGATTCAGCTCACTAAAGTATTACGAACAAAACAGAGCCATTTCCGTCTTTCAATGCATAACATGCAGAGGTAAATATTTGAGCTTGATACATGATGAATAGGTGGGGAGTGATGTACTGCTATTATCCTGCACTTTTGTGCTCAAGCAAATTGTATTTCAATATAATAGAGTTTACAAACACTAGACGTCAACCCAACTTCCAAACCCTGAATATGTATAGCTCTGGAAGCGTCATTTCTTCCAGCCACATTCTGCCTGCCTGCCAGTCAACAATTGCTGGAGATTTCATCCGAAATTCAGCTAGATCCCCAAGCATAGATTCTCAAGGTGTCCGAATTAGGCTAGCTCAATATCAAAAGCAGCAAATACAAGAAGGCACAGGCTGCCAAATGTCCCAAATTTAGAGTTCTGTTAGTTCCAGTGGAAGATGAGATCAATGAATCACCCAAGAACATTATCATAACACTGACAACCGTAAAATTGCACACGAGCCTACAGGCTTGAAAGGTAATGAAGCAATTTACTTCCAGAAACTCTCTTACCGTCAAGAAGGAAGCATAAGAAGCAGATTTCAGATTTATTGAGATTAAAGCTCATAATTGCCAAGGGAAGCATGAACAAGGGTTAAACATTTGGTATTCAAGTTCAAGACCATTGAACAAATTCCGGAAATCAATTGGCACTGAAAAGACCAAGAGGAAAAAGGAGGAAATGACACATGAATTCCATCAATTTCGGCATTACAGGACACAACGTTAATCACACTGCAAGGTCTAGTAACAAGGTAAACACAGTTTTACTTGTGCATGCAAAAAGAGAGTGTGTTTCAACATTCAAGTGAAAAATCATCTCCTCCCATGCCCACGACATCTTCAACAGACAATTAAAATGACAAGTACAGATGGCAATATTAATCAGCTCTCCATTGTTTTCAATTAAGGCTGTCTAGATTCAGACTCTATTTTTTTTAGTATCAGCTGCAGTGGGGAAACAGTGAATATTTCCTTATAGGTTTCTAACATGTAGAAAAGATGAACATACCAAGAATGGTTACAATGTTGCAAGTGGTGGACCGGCACTGGTAAAGTAAGGAGCAAGATCAATATCCAGATCTCCAAATTTACTTAGGAAGGGGTGCGTCTGAATTTAGCAAGAGAAACTAAGCCATCATGTGTTAATGGAAtataattttgaagaaaaaattgtaAATACTACCCATACCATGAGTTCATTTGCTGACAGCCTATCTTTTGGATCTTTCTGTATACTGAAAGAAGAGAGCACGGATTACATGTGTGATAAAACATTATATGTATGTTATGTCCTATAGGCATATAAAATGAAATACAGTTGATTATCTCAAATGTAAAACTCATGAACGTGCAAAATTGACACAGCCAACTCAAATGTGATGGAGAGAAGTCAGATTAGAAAGAAGATATGAAATCTTAAGGGCAGGTACTTGTAGACAACTAGGTATAACCAGTAGCATGTTTGATCCcaaaataatttcttttctcagatgtagtagtagtagtatgtTGGAGTACAATATGCATTGCATATGATAACTAAGGAACCACGGCTTGCTCCAGAAAGACCAGAGAGTAAAATGCATAGAAGATAATTGACTGTTTCCAGCTcatcaacaaccaattttgTTAAAGGACGATTGACTGATAAAAAGTGCAATCTTTACCATGCAGAGATAAATGAACAGAATTCTGGAGAAAATAGATCAGAAGGTGCACGAGGGGCAGGGTGGTCAACAATGGTTTCCATCAGCTCGTACACATTAATCCATCCTTCCCCAGGCTGTGGGGGGGAATAAGGGAACTGGCCTGTTGCACACTCAAGCAAAACCAAACCCAGACTCCAGATGTCACTTCTGTAGCCATAGTTGCTCCCAATGATCCTCTCTGGCTACAGCACAAGAATGAATATaagcaacaaaaacaacaaaaatccattaagagaaaccaagaaattcaTCTGGCGATCCTGTTTGACTAAAGAACACATTTGACTACAATCACTTAGAAGCCAAATCCAATGCAAGCAGGTTAATGAAATAATACTCTTATCTTACCAGATAAGTCTATTTGGTAGCACAGAAGGAAGCTAGTCAGCAATATATGTTTAGCAAAGTGAGACAAGTACTCACAGACATATAATTGTATGTGCCAACAAATGTATTAGCCAGTCCTGATGTGCTTGCTAGTATTGCACTGACACCAAAATCAGTGATCTTGACTTCACCTCTGTGATTTACTAGCAAATTGGAAGGTTTTAAGTCCCTGTGTATAATGTGCTTTTCATGGTGAAGATACCACAAGCCCTTCAGCACCTAAATTGGTGGAAAAGATTGACATTAGAGGTACTTAAGAAAATATCTCATGTTCAGAACACAAGTTATGTGTATATCCTACCTGCTTGCAGATTGCAGCAAGATATGGCTCCGGAATGGTTCTGACTTTCTTTAGAAAGTCTGCCAGAGATCCTCCATCCATATACTCCAAGATTATGGATATAGCACCATTATCATAGAAAGACTGGTAACACACAACAACATAGGGACATTGAGCTGACTGGTTGATTTTCAATTCCTGTGCAATGTGCCTGCGAGCAGACTCTTCAATATTCATTTGAATAACCTGAATGTAAAGATACTATTAGAACTCTCTctcaaacaacaaaacaagAGAAAGTCAATAAAGTAACGAAAACACAGAGCAATGAGAAAATACATGTTTCATAAGTCAGAGGGTACTGACATGGTAATCAGATACTCATATGCATGGTTTTAGCATGAATGGTGTGCAAGCACACAGGAAAAAAGTGACAAAGCACAAATGTATCCATCATGGTGAGGTTCAAGAACACTGCCATGAGTTTCTAAACAGATTCGCAATTGTAGGCAACTCATGAACTTCTTCTTGATGGTGgcatttcttttttctagaaaaggaataaaagaatACACAAATTTCAGTCCCAAGTTGTACAGTACCTTTAGGGCAAAAAATTGCCCTGTCCATTTATGTTGGACCAGGCGCACAATGCCACCATTCCCTTTCCCGATGACTTTAACAGCATCAAAATCTGCTAAGCTCAACTGGTTATCTGACGGCCGTATAAGAGATGGCTGGGGAAGAAGAACAAagaacataaaaaaaatatttcaacaGATGCTGCAGTTGCAAGCAGTTAGGTTAAGAAttaaaaaacatatatatactcTCAACAACACAAGCCAAGAAGCATATTAATTCAACAAGGCATACCTAAGATCTTATATGCATAGAAACCAGACataataaaaagcaaaaaagaaaaaattcagcTCAAACATCCACGCCATTTTTCTGTTTCTGCTGAAAAGGAAAGCTTTAAGTTAATAACTATAAAGACGTAAAAGATTATTCTACCCATCATTATTTAGTTTCTAGTTGAGATCCCCAGCATGTTCATAAATGAGTAATGAGTTTTGGATTTCAATAGGCTTTACCCAATTAAATTGGGCCATGGGCAGAGCAACGTAGAGCACATTGCAATTCATCTCAACTAAAGAAAAGCCCCACCTACTCCAAGAATGAAGCTAACTGGAATGGAGCTGCAGGGATAATGCCTACTCTAAAGAGCAAAATTCTTATTTGcctaaaaggaaaggattgtaCCTGGTCTAGGGTGACACTGCTGACAATGGTGGTTACAAAGCATAATGCATTACGAAAAAAGAGCAAATCTTTAAAAATATATGGAAATGATGTGCTGCTCCACATGTTATGAACTGGTTTTGAGTTGGATCCGCATAAACTCCATTAAACTACTTGTATTAGCAAAACCTCT
The Coffea arabica cultivar ET-39 chromosome 6c, Coffea Arabica ET-39 HiFi, whole genome shotgun sequence genome window above contains:
- the LOC113693718 gene encoding mitogen-activated protein kinase kinase SIPKK-like isoform X1 — its product is MKKGNLAPNLKLSLPPPDEVALSKFLTESGTFKDGDLLVNRDGVRVVSQNQVEAPSLIRPSDNQLSLADFDAVKVIGKGNGGIVRLVQHKWTGQFFALKVIQMNIEESARRHIAQELKINQSAQCPYVVVCYQSFYDNGAISIILEYMDGGSLADFLKKVRTIPEPYLAAICKQVLKGLWYLHHEKHIIHRDLKPSNLLVNHRGEVKITDFGVSAILASTSGLANTFVGTYNYMSPERIIGSNYGYRSDIWSLGLVLLECATGQFPYSPPQPGEGWINVYELMETIVDHPAPRAPSDLFSPEFCSFISACIQKDPKDRLSANELMTHPFLSKFGDLDIDLAPYFTSAGPPLATL
- the LOC113693718 gene encoding mitogen-activated protein kinase kinase SIPKK-like isoform X2, which produces MKKGNLAPNLKLSLPPPDEVALSKFLTESGTFKDGDLLVNRDGVRVVSQNQVEAPSLIRPSDNQLSLADFDAVKVIGKGNGGIVRLVQHKWTGQFFALKVIQMNIEESARRHIAQELKINQSAQCPYVVVCYQSFYDNGAISIILEYMDGGSLADFLKKVRTIPEPYLAAICKQVLKGLWYLHHEKHIIHRDLKPSNLLVNHRGEVKITDFGVSAILASTSGLANTFVGTYNYMSPERIIGSNYGYRSDIWSLGLVLLECATGQFPYSPPQPGEGWINVYELMETIVDHPAPRAPSDLFSPEFCSFISACIQKDPKDRLSANELMPVPSCICCF
- the LOC113693718 gene encoding mitogen-activated protein kinase kinase SIPKK-like isoform X3, coding for MKKGNLAPNLKLSLPPPDEVALSKFLTESGTFKDGDLLVNRDGVRVVSQNQVEAPSLIRPSDNQLSLADFDAVKVIGKGNGGIVRLVQHKWTGQFFALKVIQMNIEESARRHIAQELKINQSAQCPYVVVCYQSFYDNGAISIILEYMDGGSLADFLKKVRTIPEPYLAAICKQVLKGLWYLHHEKHIIHRDLKPSNLLVNHRGEVKITDFGVSAILASTSGLANTFVGTYNYMSPERIIGSNYGYRSDIWSLGLVLLECATGQFPYSPPQPGEGWINVYELMETIVDHPAPRAPSDLFSPEFCSFISACLCLLVFAAFDIELA